The following DNA comes from Triticum aestivum cultivar Chinese Spring chromosome 3D, IWGSC CS RefSeq v2.1, whole genome shotgun sequence.
CTGCCGCCGTTCGTTGCAGAAAACGCACCAATAGATGATAAGGTACTGGAAATCCCGGGACTTCTTTTTGCGGGTGTTACATAATTCTCATCATGTCGACATCCGATGGAGAGTCGGCTGAATACATACGGGCTGCACACCTACTACTACGACTAGTTACTGACTTATAAACTTATTTCAAATCTCCTTGTAGAAACAACAATATGAAATGCATTTGCATAAGTTGGTTTTGCACTGTGGCAATAATTGTTGCAATTGACCAAGTCCAGGGTCCAAACCACCATGGGCATTATGTTCTACATGGTCCTCACTTGTGTATAAAGCTAGCCATTGGAGGGAAGGCGTTCGGGAGAGCTCGAGTACAGGCGGATATACCAAGTACACAAATCAGTAATCTTCAAGCATCCTAGTTTAATCTCGCCGCGATCCCGCGAAGATGAAGGTTCTGCATGCTCTTAATTTCCCTCCTCCCTGGCTTGTTTGTGAGATTCTATCGGTCACTCACCGTTTCTGTTATTCTGAACCAGATGGTGCTTAAGGTGCCGATGGTCTGCAAGAAGTGCAAATCTTGCGTTCTTACGATTGTGTCCAAGGTCAAAGGTCTGTATATTCTCTCCGTGGCCTTGATTCGCTCGTCTCTGTAACTTACTTGACACCTCGTGTGTGTCCATGGCAGGGGTCAAGTCGATGGCATACGACGAGGAGAAGAGCACGCTGACGGTGGTGGGGGATGTGGACGTGGTGGTGGTCGTGGACGCGCTGCGCAAGGGGAAGCACCCGGCGACGGTGGTGACGGTGGGCGAcgagaagaaggaggcggaggagaagaagaagaaggacgaagaggagaagaagaagaaggagaaggaggccgaggagaagaagaaaaaggaatgcCTGGAGCTGATGCAGAAGCACTGCCCCAAGGCTTGCCTGCCGCCACCCTACTGcccgccgccaccccactgccCGCCGCAAACCTACAGCTGCTACGTCGACGACCACCCCGGCCCCTGCACCATCGTCTGAGCGAGAGGGGAGATCATCGATCCAGCGCCACCGTACCATATATACAGCCGATCGTTGTTGCTGGTGCAAATTAAGCCACTCCTCCAGGCCAGGCACACCAATTAATTCGTGCGTACGTCTTGTTCATCGTTCAGAAGATTCAGAGCTTGCATGCACATTATTTTCTTCTCCTGTATCTTTTCCGGTTCCTGTGATCAAGAATTGTATGTCTCGACGGAGACCTTCTTTTACTACTCACAACTCGTCTACTTGCAATCTGCAAATGAGCTGTTTGGTTCATGACAATGCGACGACTTGGATATAAGATTGGTGGTGGGGTACTTAGCTTCACCTAATAATGTGACAAATTGATTAGTCTACCCGTCGGCATTGCCAAATGGAACAGTTTATTGCAACAATTTGTCCCTATTGACGCTGGAACTTTCATATGCCGTTGCCGATTGGTACTCTCCGGGAAACAAATAATTTCTGCAGATCACGCAATGATTCAGGTGCACTTTTACAATTCTCCAACTTACCTCTTGACCATTGAAAAAAAAACACTCTTGAGACTTAGGAGCTAAGACTAGAGAACAAATCTAAACTGTGTATTGTTATAACTAGATAATACCCCACACGTTTTTGCGAAAATGTTTTGCTATATATTTCAATGATACCTGAGTGTGCCAAACATGACCTTTGGACTAATAATATGAGAGCTAAAGCTGAAAGTAGGGAATCAATGACTGTTATGAATAGCATGCAATTCCAAACCAGAGAAGGAAAGGTCAAAATGCTATATCTTCTACTCCTAAATAGGAAATTGCCCGTTGCAATGGGGCACAAATATTCTAATAGTTTAGTACAATCATGGCAAATATATACCTTTACAGTCCTTATGCACATCTTGCCAAATCATGTCTTGTTCATAAACATTTAGCTAGAAAGCAAAATATAAGATGTAATAAATCCTTGGGTCCCGTTTTTATATGGACAGAATATGAGAGTGATGAAACCGCAAGATTGAGTTCTACTCCCTCTATAACAGAGTAAATTgtaaaaaccaccacatttgtggaCCCTAAATCAAGAAACCACCATGTTTCGGTTTTTTGACAAAAACCCACCGGTATTGTGCTGACAGTTTGCGAAAAACACTGATCAGTCAATTGATTCCCTACTGAGCCGTTTGACGCAATAACTGACGAGTGGGTGCCACCGGTCAGGCTGAGGTGGCGCCAAATTCTTCCACCGTTTGTTTAGCCCGTCAAATTACAGGAAGGGCCCACCTGTCATCTTCTTTGCTTCCGTCTCCTCTTATGCATTTTATCGAGCAGTTTGTGGGCGTACAGCTAGCCGCCGCCGTTGTGCCCAAGCCCCGACACGGCTGTTGCGTGCGCCATGGCAGTCGCCCAGGTCACCCACGCCATGCCCTGACGCCGCCTGACGCGCGACGAGTCAAACGCCCGAGCTGCCCCCGCCATGGCCGTCGCCCAGGTCGCACACGCCCGAGCTGCAACCTGCCATGACAGTTGTCGTGCCCTCCCGCAGCACCCGCGCTACTGCCGTCCCGAGCTGGAGCGTGCTCCTTGCGCGCACCAAACCCACTGGAGAGTGCTCGTCGCGCGCACGCACGAAGATCCAGGCTCGTGCTCACCGCTGCCGTCGTCACCGCCGCGGCCAACGGCCATCCCCGGGATAGCCACCTTGTCCAGAAGCCCCGCCTTGTCGCGCTTGACCTCGTCGTCGAAGGAATTGCGTCCGGAAGCCCTCAAGCTGACGCTCACATCCTTTCTTCCCCGACCATGTTCGTCGGCCGCCGGCCCCGATCTCCGGCCATGGCGAACCCCGCGTCCTCCCGGCGACTCCCTCGCGTCCCTGCGGCGCCTATGAAGATGCGCGCGACCTCCCCGGGTTTTGCCTCACCTTCCATCTGTCTCCTCGTGAGCCCGTGCACTGGCTGTCAGTCGCCGCTGTACGGACGAAGCCTCCGTGCCTCTCCCGACCTCGCCTCCATGCCCAAGGTGAGCTCCGGTGCTATTCCCCCTTCTCCCCGAACCCCTCGCGCCGAACACCGCGCGCACCGCTGCTGCTCGTCGACGAGCTCGGTGGTGCTCTGGCCGCTCGAGGATCTCGCCGTTGTGGTGCTCCAGCGGCCCCGAATGCCGTGGCCTCCACCTCACAGTGTCGTAGCTAGTGGACGCGAGCGCAGGAGGGTGCCCGACGGAGTCGCCCACCACCAAGGAGACCACGCCGGGGTACATCTCGCCGGATTTGTTGCGTCGGTGGGAAGAAGATCTGCTGACAGGGCACACGTCcaactttttttttttttgaggatggCACACTTCCAACTAACGTTTCGAGCAAACGGCGTTAATTTGTGTTGCAGTCATCACATAAAGCGGGCCCTCCTTGTCAGATTCGGTGTCAGAGAGCGCTTAGTCGAGGGATCagtgttttttgaattttttttactgAATACCGgaagttttttgcaaaaaaacgaAACATGGTGGTTTTTTGAATTAGGGTTCACAAATGTGGtgtttttttgcaatttactctctATAACAAGATATTTTTTGAAACTATGACAATgtcaaaaatgtcttatattaccTTACAGAGGGAATAGTTGCTTGTATTTTTCGAACACTGGCACATACATAATCATATTGTCGTCTACCTCGCTTGTGCACCATATTTTTCTAGATTTAGTAGATTTATAAATGGTCTCATATATCTTGGGAGATGAAGTGTATTGTATGTCTAATTTGCAAGTGAAACGACTGCCACCTGCACAGGAGACGGCATATTAAATTTCTTATTTACAAAAATGACCAAAGATGCATGCAATGATCACTGTAAATACAGATTAGTACAACATGATGTTATGTGGTCAATGCAATGAAATCACGAATCCATTAGTAGTCAGGACTCAGGAGTAAATTATGAGTTAAGTGAATGTCACATCTTAAGTAACTTAGGAGTTAACTTCTACGAGGCGGGCTTCTTTTTTCTCCCTTGAGCTAGCATATTGAAGTAAGATGAGCCTCTACTGAAGATAAAGAGAACAACAACTCCGTTATACTCTTAATTGCAGCATGTAGTCATTTCATTGAACATCTCTTAGGTGTTTAGATAGACGGAGGAACAAgaattaaaaatcatatcataccATGACATCCTAGGGAAGAAGATTACCTTGCAGCTGGCAGTCCCGTAGTGGTCCAGCTTCCATCCCTGTCACCTCGCTTTTCCATGACGATCGAGTCTTTGGAGATGAAATCCCATTAGCAGTGCCCATGGCATATGATCACAATTTACAAGTTATACATTAATATATATCAACATACTGGAATGTATGGAAATCTGGACATTAGTGCATGCCTTAAATCATTGAATGTCTTGAGCTTGTACTCCTTATCTGTTTCACTACCTAAATCTGTGCTTCCCTCAAATAATTTCTCATGTGCAACATCAGCATGATCTGAGAAGATAAGCACCGTCCACTACCGCAGGATTGTTATTATCTGGACCTCTAATTAGAGTCACATGCTCTCGCTCTGTCTTGTTCTTGCAGcagtagctgctgctgctgccttttTATTGGTGATCTCTCTGCTTTGTTACCACGCATATGCGCAATTAGAAAGCTGATCTGCTGATTGCTAATGCACGTACGTGAATGCAAGGAGCTCCCCTCAGCGGGTGCTACGGACATGGTGGCCGGCCGTGGCGCAACATCTTGAGAAGGAAGGCCTTGAGGCGCAGTACACCGGTGAGCCTGTCCCGGGCTCCCAGCTGCCGTCCAGATGAAACGTGCCCACAGCGATCGGCCATAGGGATAAGAAAGAGATATATGAATCACGTTTTCAGAAAATCCGAATCAAGAGTGCATGTGCAGGGCCGTTGATGGGGGAGTGCGAGCAGCCTAGAGATTTATTTGCTTCTTTTCCGCGGATCACCACAATTTCTTCATGCATGTCACGCGCGGTCTCCATGATTATCTTCCGTATATGCACGTGATTGTTTCCTTCTGATTTGATTACCGATTGGTTGAAAGAAGAAAGGAAATTGATGACCTTCATTGAGTTTATTGCATTACCAAAGtggatattcattaccatatatATGTATGTACTGATCGTGTTTGTATTACCAAACAAAAGATTGATTACCATACATGAAATATTTGGTTGCCAAAAATATAGTGGGTCTGTCCAGCCAGATGTGAATAAAACCGGCAAATAGGGAACCACCAGAAAGAAAACCGGTGGAGGGAGAAAAGAAAATCGGTGGTGGGGCGGGTGTCGTACGAGAGAAGGATGGACGAAGGGTGGGAGAGGTAAGAGGGGAGAGGGAACGTTATATTCTTTTTAGgtagtagagagtagagatagagatttgATCGGAGGATTCTGATTATCTTGTGTATAGTTTGTTGTGTGGCTTTAGAGGAGGATCCTGATTTGATCGGAAATATATTTTCATGCCCCTTTGCACGTACAAGGTGATCGGAAATTATAATGCAAGTATTTAATCGTAATTCGGTAAATATTATGGATATAAAAACCAAATGGGAAACCAATTCGGTTTTTGGTGGGAAGGTGATCTCACGTAAGAAGGTAAGCAAATCATGATGTGATTTTTGAATCCTTAATTACCCAAGAATTAAATGAGCACCTACCAAAGAAAGCGCAAGAATTATTACCTGatataaaccgatgaagtgggggaggggacgaaaaaaatctacgaaaaacaACCCAACGAAGGTGGGACGAAAACAAACCATggtaggtgggacgaaaattgaccggcggagactaccaactgctccattaggagtagagatgaagcagttggtagcctgatacggtttattttcgtccggtttttcttcgtcccaccacCAACCAACCTTACCATGCTGGTTTTTCTTATCTATCGGTTTATTTTCTCTTCATGCTTTTATTGCAAATCAGCactttcctaacatacaaaagatcatggatctaactttcctaatttatccaaatcaaccgatcctttcattaatgcaatttgttttaggaaacaataTAACAGATTTTCAAGAAAGAAATAATGGATGTTAAGTAGAGGGAGTACGTAGGTCGTTCGTTCGTTACCTATGCTCGACAGATCGACTGATTTTCTCTccttcacaatttcaaaaaaaagaTTTTCTCTCCTTCACTTTCCTCTTATATCACGCTACGAAGGAGAAATATCAAGAGCCGATCCCTCCTTCCCCAGTAACGCATCTCTTTCTTGAAAAAATAAGAAGGCAATCAAATTGAGGAGAGGGCAACGCTGCCTCACTTTCTCCCATGAGAGCACTGAGCACACCACACCTCCGACCTGCCTCCCCTCACGTGGCCGCCTCTCATCCAAACCTCCCCGCGGCGCCGACGGCGGCCGTCCACGGTGCTCCGCTGCTTTGCCGCCACCCCCACGTGAGTCATCGCCTCACTCCTTCGCTTTCCCCTCTACTCTCCACGCTACGCCATAGGGGTGCTAAGTGCTAACTACCGAGGCCGAGGCCGTCTGCCGCCACTGCTCCCTCCCACCAGCCCCCGCCTCCATTCTCTCTCTGCTCTAAATCTCCGCCCGCCTGTGCCTCTGACTCTGGCCGACGCTAGCGGTTCTCGCGTCGGCCGCCACTGGCGCGGCTCCGACCCGTCGCCTCCATCGATCTCCAAGCACCTCCTCACCGTTCCGCCTCTGCGCACAACCCTGCGGCTAACCCTAGACGCCGAATTGTGATGCGGGTAGTGAGGATGGGAGCAGGGCGGCCGCGCGCGTCACTGAGTGGGTGGAGCGGCTGTGGTGTCCCAACGTGGGTGGATAAGCAAGGGCAATTGTTGGGATATaactattggatatgacccgcctaggaggggtcgggttataccaATAGCAGTTTATCAAGACAATGTCCATGAAGATATTGAAGATGACGGTTCACGAAGCAGACTTGCTAaaggcccgaagcccaaaggcgacttaagacccataagtgtaaaccgctatatatgtatgacttgtattgtaaggcaagtgtaattagtcaccgagccggacacattgtttatgagccggtcgggactccttAAGCCGctaggcgtcaacctgtgtatataaaggaatGACCCGGCGACGGCTTAGGGTAagaaaacaagagatcgaaagctaggtcaagcgtattcgctccctggtaattgaaacataagaaataccacctcaaactgaattaggcctttaccttcaccgcaaggggccgaaccagtataaactccctatgtcctttgtcccgtttaatccctttaagctaacctagttgcgatggctccacgaataagtcctttcgctaggacatctgccgtgacaattccacgatagttggcgcccaccatggggccagcgcacggtggtttcgagttcttacagggcagcttcgaagggatcaagggatacgccgtgggacggatgaccaagagtcgtcgtggcaagctctacatcgatgacgcgggctggggccctgaggccgactcaatcgagtaccggtaccgggtccccttcggcgaaaTCCACGTCtttatcggcaagatcggcgaaccgggccctgagccggacatctgcaccgacatcatcgagacggctcagcatgcacgatccgcccgagttcagcccgccGTGAAACGCGCCTTCGTTGggttcatccatggggcggaatttgaggatagatctgtgtctggcggtgagacggtcatctactctgatggtgagtcatccaccggCGAGACTGggtcgttgtatcaactgcaagacggctgGCTTAGGGGCTATTCTGATGGCgatagtattctggacccctatgagccgccgaatagGGTCGCGATTTTCATGCCTGGTACACAACCAGGGCAGAATTCTACGACAGCAGCAGCAATGATTTCCGGGTCAGCAACGGCAATGGCGGCcgaggcaggaggccctgtgcgcctgcCGGCTCAGGTCTTGTCCGACTTGTTGGACACTTTGACAACATTGTTAACAACGGAGGTTAACCCGACAAATCAAGCTTACCATAACGCAGAGGTTGCAAAACTGCGTGACGAGATAGcgcaggccaaggaggagctgaacgcagagaacgccaggatggccacggagcggtctgctctggatgctcaggcgcaacggattcaggcagagtctttccggctcacgttggatcagaatgcttcaaatgaagttatgaggaggagacaccggagtcatctgccgccggtttatgagccAAGAACCTCTTCAACATGCCTGGAGCAGGGATCAGTGACCCGCCGGTGCTAAACCGAACGGCTGAAGCACCTGGGggtggagcgccggttcagccacgagtgatgggctCTCCGCGGGTGAATAATACCCCGCCTCAGCATGTTTTaacgccgccgggtcattattccaaccctttggacaatatgattgtTGCGGCAACGCGATTGGCGGCTCTGCCAGTTGAAGACGAGTCTCCGACGGCTGTTGAAACGCGGAGGGCCagagaactgaaggaaatatgccctagaggcaacaataaagttattatttatttccttatatcatgataaatgtttattattcatgctagaattgtattaaccggaaacatgatacatgtgtgaatacatagacaaacagagtgtcactagtatgcctctacttgactagctcgttaatcaaagatggttaagtttcctagccatggacatgagttgtcatttgattaacgggatcacatcattaggagaaagatgtgattgacttgacccattccgttagcttagcacttgatcgtttagtatgttgctattgctttcttcatgacttatacatgttcctatgactatgagattatgcaactcccatttaccgggggaacactttgtgtgctaccaaacgtcacaacgtaactgggtgattataaaggtgctctacaggtgtctccgaaggtacttgttgggttggcgtatttcgagattaggatttgtcactccgattgtcggagaggtatctctgggcccactcagtaatgcacatcaccataagccttgcaagcattgcaactaatgcgttagttgcgggatgatgtattacggaaagagtaaagagacttgccggtaacgagattgaactaggtattgagataccgacgatcgaatctcgggcaagtaacataccgatgacaaagggaacaacgtatgttgttatgtggtttgaccgataaagatcttcgtagaataggtgggaaccaatatgagcatccaggttccgctattggttattggccgaagacgtgtctcggtcatgtctacatagttctcgaacccgtagggtccgcacgcttaaagtttcggtgacgattgtattatgagtttttgtgttttgatgtaccgaaggtagttcggagtcccggatgtgatgacggacatgatgaggagtctcgaa
Coding sequences within:
- the LOC123078984 gene encoding heavy metal-associated isoprenylated plant protein 2; the protein is MKMVLKVPMVCKKCKSCVLTIVSKVKGVKSMAYDEEKSTLTVVGDVDVVVVVDALRKGKHPATVVTVGDEKKEAEEKKKKDEEEKKKKEKEAEEKKKKECLELMQKHCPKACLPPPYCPPPPHCPPQTYSCYVDDHPGPCTIV